In Desulfomonile tiedjei, one DNA window encodes the following:
- a CDS encoding LysR family transcriptional regulator, whose amino-acid sequence MNLNHLETFHHFCRYLNMSRTADHLHITQPAVSQQLRSFQAECGVQLFYRQAQEYKLTETGEALYLLTKRIFLRIGQMEDLLAKRREDTSETLRIGITKAYARIIMPDIIAKFQQKYPRTHVSLSEGNSADLLNRLRSRKEDLVVVARQEYGSQLKAVPFGKAVFMLVARPDHPLALQGTVSIQALNGESMITREPGSGSRNAIIQTLKRYNVTPSVLVDSESLSFILSYIERRMGVSFILSHEIDQELAQGVLKQIHLVEGEIAFQSDIVMRRDEPVSLPLGYFLEILKKHGEGFLPQ is encoded by the coding sequence ATGAACCTCAATCATCTGGAGACATTCCACCACTTCTGCCGATACCTGAACATGAGCCGGACCGCGGACCACCTTCATATCACGCAACCGGCAGTGTCTCAGCAGCTTCGCTCTTTTCAGGCTGAATGCGGGGTTCAACTGTTTTACCGCCAGGCCCAGGAGTACAAGCTGACGGAAACAGGAGAGGCCCTGTACTTGCTGACCAAGCGGATCTTCCTGCGAATCGGGCAGATGGAGGACTTGCTGGCGAAAAGAAGGGAAGACACTTCCGAGACGCTTAGAATCGGCATTACCAAGGCTTACGCGCGCATCATCATGCCGGACATCATTGCCAAGTTTCAGCAGAAATACCCGAGAACACACGTTAGCCTCAGTGAAGGGAATTCCGCCGATCTCCTGAACAGGCTGCGCAGCAGGAAGGAAGATCTGGTCGTGGTGGCTCGCCAAGAATACGGTTCGCAGCTTAAGGCTGTTCCGTTTGGCAAGGCTGTGTTTATGCTTGTGGCCAGACCGGATCATCCTCTGGCGCTTCAGGGAACTGTATCCATTCAGGCGCTGAATGGGGAATCCATGATCACCCGGGAACCCGGCTCAGGGTCCCGCAACGCGATCATCCAGACGCTTAAACGCTATAACGTTACCCCTTCGGTCCTGGTGGATTCCGAAAGCCTCAGCTTCATACTCAGTTACATAGAGCGGCGTATGGGCGTTTCATTCATCCTGTCCCACGAGATAGACCAGGAGCTGGCTCAAGGAGTGCTCAAGCAAATACACCTTGTGGAAGGCGAAATAGCCTTCCAGTCCGACATTGTAATGCGCCGCGATGAGCCGGTCTCTCTGCCCCTGGGCTATTTTCTGGAAATCCTGAAGAAACACGGGGAAGGGTTTCTGCCTCAATAA